One part of the Chroogloeocystis siderophila 5.2 s.c.1 genome encodes these proteins:
- a CDS encoding ABC exporter membrane fusion protein: MVQKKREREIKDQWLIGVVALLTILNGIFSIYNLTRFRASAPSVVTTTENPTPVRIAVTGLGRLEPQGEVIRLSPPTSAQSARVSQILVQEGDRVQAGQIIAILDTYEPRRAALIAAQQQVKIAKAQLARVQAGAQTGQIDAQRATIARLEAELQGEIPAQQATIARLEAELNNAQAEYRRYQNLYQEGAISASLFDSKRLPVATLQQQLNEARATLNRTTSSYREQISQARATLAATAEVRPVDVQVAQAEVDGAIAAVTQAQADLNLSYVRAPKDAQVLKIHTRPGEIVSNRGIAELGQTNQMYAVAEIYETDIAKVRLGQKATITSSALSETLSGEVTHIGLQVNSQEVLSTNPTANTDNRVVEVRIRIDNPEDNQRVAGLTNLQVQVAINI; encoded by the coding sequence ATGGTTCAGAAGAAACGTGAGCGAGAAATAAAAGATCAGTGGTTGATTGGTGTAGTTGCGCTTTTGACTATACTCAATGGGATTTTCTCAATTTATAATTTGACAAGATTTAGGGCGAGTGCTCCGAGTGTCGTTACCACTACAGAGAATCCTACTCCAGTAAGAATTGCGGTGACTGGGTTAGGACGTTTAGAGCCACAAGGCGAAGTCATTCGCTTATCGCCGCCAACGTCAGCCCAAAGCGCGCGAGTGTCACAAATTTTAGTTCAAGAAGGCGATCGCGTTCAAGCTGGACAAATCATTGCGATTCTTGATACCTACGAGCCGCGACGCGCAGCTTTAATCGCCGCACAGCAGCAGGTTAAAATTGCCAAAGCGCAGTTAGCAAGAGTTCAAGCAGGCGCACAAACCGGACAAATCGACGCCCAACGCGCCACAATCGCGCGCTTAGAAGCTGAGTTACAAGGAGAAATACCAGCACAACAAGCTACGATCGCACGCTTAGAAGCTGAGTTGAATAATGCTCAAGCTGAGTATCGGCGTTATCAAAACTTATATCAAGAAGGCGCAATTTCAGCTTCTTTATTTGATAGCAAACGCTTACCCGTCGCCACCCTACAGCAGCAACTCAACGAAGCCCGCGCTACATTAAATCGAACAACATCAAGTTACCGCGAACAAATTAGCCAAGCAAGAGCCACCTTAGCCGCAACCGCCGAAGTGCGCCCAGTCGATGTGCAAGTCGCCCAAGCCGAAGTTGATGGTGCGATCGCCGCAGTTACCCAAGCCCAAGCTGATCTAAACTTATCGTATGTCCGCGCACCGAAAGACGCTCAAGTGTTAAAAATCCATACACGTCCTGGGGAAATTGTCAGTAATCGAGGAATCGCAGAACTCGGTCAAACAAACCAAATGTACGCCGTAGCCGAAATCTATGAAACTGATATTGCTAAAGTTCGTCTAGGACAAAAAGCAACGATTACTAGCAGCGCTTTGTCTGAAACTCTCAGCGGAGAAGTGACTCACATTGGGTTACAAGTCAATTCCCAAGAAGTCTTAAGTACTAACCCAACCGCCAACACAGACAATCGAGTTGTTGAAGTCAGAATCCGCATCGATAACCCAGAGGACAACCAAAGAGTTGCTGGCTTAACAAATTTACAAGTTCAAGTTGCAATTAACATTTAA
- a CDS encoding ParB/RepB/Spo0J family partition protein, with amino-acid sequence MPIVTIAQIKVGLNRRPLKQQKVIELIESIKANGLLNPITVDQDLNLIAGLHRLTACKMLGLEQVECNIITCADSAHARLAEIDENLIRSELDALERAELWLERDRILESLQLRAKPGDNQYTYKGKGSETISPPPKTTFELAQAVGYTERTFQQGKQIAKSILPEVKEAIKGTAIAKSTTALLKVARAGSKEREQAEKAEKAIQEAQKQEERQRQAQLADEARAKQRELQLQTLRNVAAQKAAKLKKKELRKHLQPQAKEITPQDVLNTQPGDQWLLARHLVYCGDTASDEFIRCLPSHAALAIATPSTIWRHDYLIDEARVVAVLRMAGYIHQFCTQQRMPFQYELLIGEIYVALFSYSSLMAPQNLIEVEGVEGIVAFLISLYSQEGNFVLAPFIGHGEALICCERMGRICFTGDLDPQHVSQAIARWQQWTGRQVQRGS; translated from the coding sequence ATGCCTATTGTCACCATCGCTCAGATTAAAGTTGGTCTCAATAGACGTCCGCTCAAGCAACAAAAAGTTATTGAACTGATAGAGTCGATTAAGGCTAATGGGCTATTAAACCCAATTACAGTCGATCAAGATTTAAATTTAATTGCTGGACTGCATCGGTTGACAGCCTGCAAAATGCTCGGATTAGAGCAGGTTGAGTGTAATATAATTACTTGTGCAGATTCAGCGCACGCGCGGTTAGCAGAAATTGATGAAAATTTGATTCGCAGCGAACTAGATGCTTTGGAGCGCGCAGAATTGTGGCTAGAACGCGATCGCATTTTAGAAAGCTTGCAACTTCGAGCCAAACCAGGAGATAATCAATACACCTATAAAGGTAAAGGCAGTGAAACGATTTCACCACCTCCAAAGACAACGTTTGAGCTAGCACAAGCGGTAGGATACACGGAACGAACGTTTCAACAAGGAAAGCAAATTGCCAAAAGCATTTTGCCCGAAGTGAAAGAAGCGATTAAAGGAACGGCGATCGCCAAAAGCACAACCGCACTACTAAAAGTTGCGCGCGCCGGAAGCAAAGAGCGCGAACAAGCAGAGAAAGCCGAAAAAGCAATTCAGGAAGCTCAAAAGCAAGAAGAACGCCAACGCCAAGCGCAATTAGCAGATGAAGCTAGAGCCAAGCAGCGAGAACTACAACTACAAACACTGCGCAATGTGGCAGCACAGAAGGCGGCGAAGCTGAAAAAGAAAGAATTACGCAAGCACTTACAACCACAAGCAAAAGAAATTACTCCTCAAGACGTTTTGAATACTCAACCTGGCGATCAGTGGCTTTTAGCACGACACTTAGTCTATTGCGGCGACACCGCGAGTGATGAGTTTATTCGCTGTTTACCGTCTCATGCGGCACTGGCGATCGCCACTCCCTCGACAATTTGGCGACATGATTATTTAATCGACGAAGCGCGCGTTGTTGCTGTGTTGCGCATGGCGGGGTACATTCATCAATTCTGTACGCAGCAACGGATGCCTTTTCAATACGAGTTGTTGATTGGTGAGATTTATGTTGCGCTGTTTTCTTACTCTTCGCTGATGGCACCCCAAAACCTGATTGAAGTTGAAGGTGTCGAAGGCATTGTCGCATTTTTGATAAGTTTGTACTCGCAAGAAGGCAACTTTGTGTTAGCGCCATTTATTGGACACGGCGAAGCGTTAATTTGTTGCGAACGAATGGGGCGAATTTGCTTTACAGGTGATCTTGACCCGCAGCACGTTAGTCAAGCGATCGCACGTTGGCAACAATGGACGGGAAGGCAGGTGCAAAGAGGAAGCTGA
- a CDS encoding type I polyketide synthase produces MADKVLEQDPINTQLQKNPIAIIGMASLFPQSRNTQQYWQKIIEKVDCITDVPPSRWDVDAYYDPDPKTPDKTYCKRGGFIPDIDFNPMEFGLPPNILEVTDVSQLLGLVVAKEAMEDAGYDETRQFNRDRTGVILGVALARQLAMPLGARLQYPIWEKALKSSGLSDADTQKIIDKIKSAYVNWEENAFPGMLANVVSGRIANRLDFGGTNCVVDAACASSLGALRMAMSELVEHRCDMMLTGGVDTDNSIVAYMCFSKTPAVSPSQNVKPFDAESDGMMLGEGIGMIVLKRLSDAERDGDKIYAVIKGIGTSSDGKYKSIYAPRPEGQISALRRAYEDADCAPESVSLIEAHGTGTMAGDPTEFTALKAFFEETNVGKQKIALGSVKSQIGHTKAAAGAASLIKTALALHHKVLPPTINVTKPNPKLKIEDSPFYLNTETRPWLAGEAPRRAGVSSFGFGGTNYHVVLEEYTKEHKNYPYRIHQTPQIVLLSAATPEQLQRKCADVLAQLQGEAAEQHFAQVVGASQTLEVPVTEARLGFVADSASQAIALLQISIEQLKNNSTNWEHPQGIYYRQSGIDPTGKVVALFSGQGSQYLDMGRELALNFPCLRQVYSQMDNLLIQDGLQPISEIVFPPPVFDNAQRQKQQEALQQTQYAQPAIGVFSAGLYKIFQQAGFKPDFVAGHSFGELTALWAAEVLSDRDYLSLVKARGQAMATPKQPDFDAGAMLAVKGDVSQVTTFIKQFPLVTIANFNSTKQVVLAGTKLEIAQVQQALNAQGFSTVVLPVAAAFHTPLVGYAQKPFAQAIEATRFEAPKTVIYSNVTGKPYPQEPQAIQKILKEHLLNSVLFKDQIENIYAGGGYFFVEFGPRNILTNLVKETLGDRPHLAVAVNAHKQQNSDRTLRSAVVQLRVAGLSLKNIDPYQLETKTPTPKGNKALNVRLNSANYISEKTQAAFAQALADTHISVAPPVPSTPVTNGHHPQPVPAFSQPEAATSVTPPPATVDYQKMLDSIESTLAEFNDHHGDILQVHEESLKHQSEYVQTFFELTQQQNVLLANAQDAAVRDSLERSMMRFHDHQAETLRIHEQYLQQQMEHSHNFFQLIEQKYESAIAQGVTKAFQPKPSISNGNGNGHHANGHGVSLVEQSSKPAENTAVKPSPSEALSEPPLPITPPVTEPSISAPTALIDIADLSQTLLNVVSDKTGYPVEMLELEMDMEADLGIDSIKRVEILGALLELYPGLPQPNPDELGELRTLGQIAEYMSRIATTLPVKAKVTTIDAVVQDEVTTPVVSIPNPPIEPSISAPTALIDVADLSQTLLNVVSDKTGYPVEMLELEMDMEADLGIDSIKRVEILGALLELYPGLPQPNPDELGELRTLGQIAEYMSRIAGNSTATETLPKKQDSAELDSHNIMRSVVKLKVLPPPDRLEYHLPQQHVCLITDNGSTLTSQLAQALIAKGEKVVVLSFPKSVIPQSAGVEKHIPRVVLEDLSETHLQQQLNAIAQHGSIGSFIHLHPTIHNEREEIAYLNSETALLKHIFLIAKYLKEPLNSSATQGRSCFITVTHLDGELGIGQKNHYSAIAGGLFGLTKTLNQEWEAVFCRAIDFSTNIDAQQAVQHILAEIQDPNRLISEVGYGAKGRVTLVRN; encoded by the coding sequence ATGGCTGACAAAGTATTAGAACAAGACCCCATCAATACTCAACTGCAAAAAAATCCCATTGCTATTATTGGGATGGCATCGCTGTTCCCGCAGTCGAGAAATACACAGCAATATTGGCAAAAAATTATTGAAAAAGTTGATTGTATCACTGATGTGCCACCTTCGCGCTGGGATGTTGATGCCTATTACGATCCAGACCCGAAAACGCCTGATAAAACTTATTGCAAACGCGGTGGTTTTATTCCAGATATTGACTTTAACCCAATGGAATTTGGGCTACCACCTAATATTTTAGAAGTCACCGATGTTTCGCAATTACTTGGCTTAGTTGTTGCCAAAGAAGCAATGGAAGACGCGGGATATGATGAAACGCGGCAGTTTAATCGCGATCGCACCGGAGTTATTTTAGGCGTTGCCTTAGCAAGACAGTTAGCCATGCCTTTAGGTGCAAGATTGCAATATCCCATTTGGGAAAAAGCCCTGAAAAGCAGCGGCTTATCCGACGCAGACACGCAAAAAATCATCGACAAAATTAAAAGCGCGTACGTCAACTGGGAAGAAAACGCCTTTCCAGGAATGCTTGCCAATGTTGTCAGTGGTAGAATTGCGAATCGCCTTGATTTCGGGGGAACAAACTGCGTTGTCGATGCGGCTTGCGCAAGTTCATTGGGGGCGTTACGCATGGCAATGAGCGAGTTAGTCGAACATCGCTGTGACATGATGTTGACAGGCGGTGTCGATACTGATAACTCGATCGTCGCGTATATGTGCTTTAGTAAAACTCCGGCAGTATCCCCTAGCCAAAACGTCAAACCTTTCGATGCGGAATCAGATGGGATGATGCTAGGCGAAGGTATCGGCATGATCGTCCTCAAGCGGCTTAGCGATGCTGAACGTGACGGCGATAAAATTTATGCCGTAATTAAAGGTATTGGGACTTCCAGCGATGGCAAGTACAAAAGTATCTACGCGCCGCGCCCTGAAGGACAAATCAGCGCGTTACGCCGCGCGTACGAAGATGCAGACTGTGCGCCGGAAAGCGTTAGTTTAATTGAAGCGCACGGAACAGGCACAATGGCAGGCGACCCCACTGAGTTTACCGCTTTAAAAGCTTTTTTTGAAGAAACAAACGTCGGTAAACAAAAAATTGCCCTTGGTAGCGTCAAGTCGCAAATTGGACATACCAAAGCCGCCGCCGGTGCAGCAAGTCTCATTAAAACAGCTTTGGCACTGCATCACAAAGTTTTACCGCCGACAATCAACGTCACAAAACCGAATCCAAAACTCAAAATCGAGGATTCACCCTTTTATCTCAACACCGAAACGCGTCCTTGGTTAGCAGGCGAAGCACCGCGACGGGCTGGAGTGAGTTCGTTTGGCTTTGGCGGAACGAATTATCACGTCGTTTTAGAAGAATACACCAAGGAACACAAGAATTATCCTTATCGAATTCATCAAACGCCCCAGATTGTCTTACTATCCGCCGCGACACCCGAACAGTTACAGCGTAAGTGTGCTGATGTACTCGCACAGTTGCAAGGAGAAGCCGCAGAACAACACTTTGCCCAAGTTGTTGGTGCATCGCAAACGCTAGAAGTTCCTGTGACAGAGGCAAGGCTTGGTTTTGTTGCTGATTCAGCAAGTCAAGCGATCGCCTTACTGCAAATCAGTATTGAACAACTTAAAAACAATTCAACCAATTGGGAACATCCCCAAGGCATTTATTATCGCCAAAGCGGTATCGATCCGACAGGTAAAGTCGTCGCGCTGTTTTCTGGGCAAGGTTCGCAATACCTTGATATGGGTAGAGAATTGGCACTCAACTTTCCCTGCTTGCGACAGGTTTACAGCCAGATGGATAACCTGTTAATTCAAGACGGATTGCAGCCGATCTCCGAAATTGTGTTTCCGCCTCCGGTGTTTGATAACGCGCAACGCCAAAAGCAGCAAGAAGCTTTGCAGCAGACGCAATACGCGCAGCCAGCCATCGGAGTATTTAGCGCCGGATTGTACAAAATATTTCAACAAGCGGGGTTTAAACCTGATTTTGTCGCTGGACATAGTTTTGGTGAATTAACTGCATTGTGGGCGGCTGAAGTTTTAAGCGATCGCGATTATTTATCGCTTGTCAAAGCGCGGGGACAAGCAATGGCAACTCCCAAGCAACCAGACTTTGACGCGGGGGCGATGCTAGCGGTGAAAGGCGATGTCAGTCAAGTCACGACATTCATCAAGCAGTTTCCGCTAGTAACGATCGCCAACTTCAACTCGACAAAGCAAGTCGTTTTGGCGGGAACCAAACTAGAAATTGCCCAAGTACAACAAGCTTTGAATGCCCAAGGCTTCTCCACGGTTGTTCTCCCTGTCGCCGCCGCGTTTCACACGCCGTTAGTCGGTTACGCACAAAAACCTTTTGCCCAGGCAATTGAAGCAACGCGTTTTGAAGCACCAAAAACGGTAATTTACTCGAATGTAACAGGGAAACCGTATCCCCAAGAACCCCAGGCAATTCAAAAAATCCTCAAAGAACACTTACTTAATTCGGTGTTATTTAAGGATCAGATCGAGAATATCTATGCAGGTGGGGGATATTTCTTCGTTGAATTTGGACCAAGAAATATTTTGACGAATTTAGTCAAAGAAACACTTGGTGATCGCCCGCACTTAGCTGTGGCGGTGAATGCACACAAACAACAAAATAGCGATCGCACGCTGCGATCAGCAGTTGTTCAATTGCGCGTCGCAGGATTGTCGCTGAAAAATATTGATCCTTACCAATTAGAAACGAAAACTCCTACTCCAAAAGGCAATAAAGCCCTCAACGTCCGCTTAAATAGTGCAAACTATATTTCAGAAAAAACACAAGCTGCATTCGCGCAAGCTTTAGCAGATACACACATCTCAGTCGCCCCACCCGTGCCATCTACACCAGTGACAAACGGACATCATCCGCAGCCAGTACCTGCTTTTAGTCAACCAGAAGCAGCCACCAGTGTAACGCCACCACCCGCCACAGTGGACTATCAAAAAATGTTGGACAGCATCGAATCTACGCTGGCAGAGTTTAACGATCATCACGGTGACATCTTACAAGTCCACGAAGAATCGCTAAAACACCAAAGCGAATATGTGCAAACGTTCTTTGAACTTACGCAGCAGCAAAATGTCTTACTTGCCAACGCCCAAGATGCTGCGGTAAGAGATAGCTTGGAACGCAGTATGATGCGGTTTCATGATCATCAAGCAGAAACTTTGCGAATTCACGAACAATATCTGCAACAGCAGATGGAACATTCGCACAACTTTTTCCAACTGATTGAACAAAAATACGAATCCGCGATCGCACAAGGCGTAACGAAAGCGTTTCAACCAAAACCATCTATCAGCAACGGTAACGGTAACGGACATCACGCGAATGGTCATGGTGTTTCCCTCGTAGAACAAAGCAGCAAGCCTGCTGAGAATACCGCTGTCAAACCGTCGCCTAGCGAAGCGCTATCTGAACCCCCACTACCAATAACACCCCCCGTCACCGAACCATCAATTTCTGCACCCACAGCATTAATCGATATTGCCGATTTAAGTCAAACATTGCTGAATGTCGTCAGCGATAAAACAGGTTATCCAGTGGAAATGCTGGAGTTAGAAATGGACATGGAGGCTGATTTAGGGATTGATTCGATTAAGCGCGTCGAAATTTTAGGCGCACTGCTTGAATTGTACCCAGGCTTACCACAACCAAATCCTGATGAATTGGGCGAATTGCGTACTCTCGGTCAAATTGCCGAGTATATGAGCCGTATTGCGACAACACTTCCGGTAAAAGCTAAAGTGACAACAATAGACGCAGTTGTTCAGGATGAAGTAACGACACCTGTGGTATCAATTCCGAACCCTCCCATCGAACCATCAATTTCTGCACCCACAGCATTAATCGATGTTGCCGATTTAAGTCAAACACTGCTGAATGTCGTCAGCGATAAAACAGGTTATCCAGTGGAAATGCTGGAGTTAGAAATGGACATGGAGGCTGATTTAGGGATTGATTCGATTAAGCGCGTCGAAATTTTAGGCGCACTGCTTGAATTGTACCCAGGCTTACCACAACCAAATCCTGATGAATTGGGCGAATTGCGTACTCTCGGTCAAATTGCCGAGTATATGAGTCGTATTGCCGGTAATTCAACTGCAACGGAGACACTGCCAAAAAAGCAGGATAGCGCAGAACTAGACAGCCACAATATTATGCGCAGTGTGGTGAAGTTGAAAGTTCTACCGCCTCCCGATCGCTTGGAATATCACTTACCCCAACAGCACGTTTGTTTAATTACCGATAATGGTTCGACTTTAACATCACAATTAGCGCAGGCTTTAATTGCCAAAGGCGAAAAAGTTGTTGTTTTGAGTTTTCCCAAATCTGTAATTCCACAAAGCGCAGGTGTAGAAAAGCATATTCCACGTGTTGTTTTGGAGGACTTGAGTGAAACACATCTGCAACAACAGTTAAATGCGATCGCGCAACACGGTTCTATTGGCAGTTTTATTCACCTTCATCCGACGATTCACAATGAACGCGAGGAGATTGCTTATCTCAATTCAGAAACCGCCTTACTCAAACATATCTTCTTGATCGCCAAGTATCTCAAAGAACCACTCAATTCCTCCGCCACCCAAGGGCGCAGTTGTTTTATAACAGTAACGCACCTTGACGGCGAATTGGGTATCGGACAAAAAAATCACTACAGTGCGATCGCTGGTGGGTTGTTTGGACTGACCAAAACACTGAATCAAGAATGGGAAGCGGTATTCTGTCGCGCTATTGACTTCAGCACGAATATCGACGCACAACAAGCCGTACAACACATCCTCGCAGAAATTCAAGATCCCAATCGTTTAATTAGTGAGGTAGGCTACGGCGCTAAGGGGAGAGTCACGCTTGTCAGGAACTAG
- a CDS encoding SDR family NAD(P)-dependent oxidoreductase, with protein MKSQVDSNSVFLVSGGAKGITAQCVIELAKAKQCKFILLGRSSLTPEPVWAKRCTSEAELKKRIMEYLIASGEKPTPATVQKHYNAIASAREIQATLDAIAQAGGEAEYLSVDVTDAAALQAIAERLETVTGMIHGAGNLADKRIEKKSAQDFDKVYNAKVTGLANLLRCIPISQLQHLVLFSSVAGFYGNVGQADYAIANEVLNKSAQLVKYYYPDCHVVAINWGPWDSGMVSPELKKAFAERNIETIPIQVGAKMLVKELESTHQDTQVVIGSPLTFSETFNSQLQTFRIQRHLTLVANPFLQDHIIANRPVLPATCAIAWIANTCEQLYPGYHFCSCRNYKVLKGIIFEPTTPTEYTLELQEINKNNIEIEFDAKIWSKNLEGKIRYHFSTQLTLKRQSSSSPNYHFLNLNFDQSYPSESFYQDGSASLFHGKSFQGVRRVLNITPEKVTIECLLPQVSEQQQGQFPVQTFNPYIVDVQIHSLWIWSQYFHQHGCLPSAIHLYKQFAPVSFDEIFYVSCEVKSKTDSSIVAEVITHDSQGKIYSRMTEAKGTLLSLKS; from the coding sequence ATGAAAAGCCAGGTTGACTCAAATTCTGTATTTCTTGTCAGCGGTGGTGCTAAGGGAATAACTGCACAATGCGTTATCGAATTAGCGAAAGCGAAGCAATGCAAATTTATTCTTTTAGGACGTTCTTCACTCACGCCAGAACCTGTATGGGCTAAAAGATGCACGAGTGAAGCGGAACTGAAAAAGCGCATTATGGAGTATCTGATTGCCAGTGGGGAAAAACCAACTCCCGCTACGGTGCAGAAACACTACAATGCGATCGCATCAGCCCGCGAAATTCAAGCAACACTCGATGCCATCGCGCAAGCGGGTGGCGAAGCCGAATACCTCAGTGTTGATGTCACCGATGCAGCAGCGTTACAAGCGATCGCCGAACGTCTGGAAACAGTCACCGGAATGATTCACGGCGCAGGTAATCTAGCGGATAAGCGGATTGAAAAAAAATCTGCGCAAGACTTTGACAAAGTTTATAACGCCAAAGTGACGGGTTTAGCCAATCTGTTGCGTTGTATTCCGATAAGCCAGTTGCAACACTTGGTTTTATTTTCTTCGGTTGCAGGGTTTTACGGCAATGTCGGACAAGCTGATTATGCGATCGCCAACGAAGTTCTGAATAAATCAGCGCAGCTTGTTAAATACTACTATCCTGATTGTCATGTTGTTGCGATTAATTGGGGACCTTGGGATAGCGGGATGGTTAGCCCTGAATTAAAAAAAGCATTCGCCGAACGCAACATTGAAACAATTCCGATCCAAGTTGGTGCCAAAATGCTTGTGAAAGAACTTGAATCAACTCATCAAGATACTCAAGTTGTTATTGGTAGCCCTTTAACCTTTTCAGAAACCTTCAATTCTCAACTACAAACTTTTCGCATTCAGCGGCACTTAACTTTAGTGGCTAATCCGTTTTTACAAGACCACATAATTGCAAATCGCCCTGTTCTTCCAGCAACTTGTGCCATAGCTTGGATCGCGAATACGTGCGAACAACTTTATCCTGGTTATCACTTTTGTAGCTGTAGAAATTACAAAGTTCTCAAAGGAATTATATTTGAACCTACCACGCCTACTGAATATACACTTGAACTGCAAGAAATTAACAAAAACAACATAGAAATTGAATTTGATGCTAAAATTTGGAGTAAGAATTTAGAAGGAAAAATTCGCTATCACTTTAGCACGCAATTAACTCTAAAACGCCAAAGTTCTTCTTCCCCCAATTACCATTTTCTTAACCTCAACTTCGACCAAAGTTATCCTTCTGAATCTTTTTATCAGGATGGTTCCGCCAGCTTATTTCATGGTAAAAGTTTTCAGGGAGTTAGGCGAGTTCTCAATATAACTCCAGAAAAAGTAACGATTGAGTGCTTACTTCCGCAAGTCAGCGAACAGCAACAAGGGCAATTTCCCGTCCAAACGTTTAATCCCTATATCGTTGATGTCCAAATTCATTCTTTGTGGATTTGGTCACAATATTTTCATCAGCACGGTTGTTTACCTTCGGCAATTCATCTTTACAAACAATTTGCGCCGGTTTCTTTTGATGAAATATTTTATGTCTCTTGTGAAGTCAAGTCTAAAACAGATAGTAGCATAGTCGCTGAGGTCATTACTCACGATAGTCAAGGAAAGATTTATTCGCGCATGACTGAAGCTAAGGGAACTTTATTGTCTTTAAAGTCATAA
- the devC gene encoding ABC transporter permease DevC — protein sequence MLLKIPLAWLQLARQKVRFIVALAGIAFVVVLMFMQLGFQDALYESATQVHQKLKGDLFIISSQYKSLTSQQSFPRSRLYQVLGFDGVESISPLYVQFSKFKNPQNGEKNPIYVLGIDPAFPAFDIPEVTQNLDVLKFPNRVLFDQASRPEFGPIVENFRHNEPVSVEIFPYNGTVGYQVNIGGLFTLGPSFGVDGNLIVNYATILRIFQDRTPDRIDIGIVTLKPGADVKQMQAALSEILPNDVTVFTRREYIAFEKDYWSVRTPIGFVFGLMVIMGFIVGVVVVYQILYSNISNHLMEYATLKAMGFKNKYLLDVVFQQALLLAVLGYIPGLIISYGLYDVASNATQLPVIMSSSKLIAVLVSATLMCFTSGFFSIGKLRSADPADIF from the coding sequence ATGCTACTCAAAATTCCTTTAGCATGGTTACAACTAGCACGGCAAAAAGTACGTTTCATTGTCGCTTTGGCAGGTATTGCTTTTGTCGTCGTTTTGATGTTCATGCAACTTGGCTTTCAAGATGCGCTTTACGAAAGTGCGACACAAGTGCATCAAAAACTCAAAGGCGATTTATTTATTATTAGTTCGCAATATAAATCGCTGACATCTCAACAAAGCTTTCCGCGATCGCGTTTGTATCAAGTTCTTGGTTTTGATGGTGTCGAATCAATTAGCCCATTATACGTGCAATTTTCTAAATTTAAAAACCCTCAAAACGGCGAAAAAAATCCTATTTATGTTTTAGGTATTGACCCAGCATTTCCCGCTTTTGACATTCCAGAGGTTACGCAAAATCTCGACGTTCTCAAGTTTCCCAACCGAGTTTTATTTGACCAAGCTTCAAGACCTGAGTTTGGTCCTATTGTTGAAAATTTTCGCCACAATGAACCTGTTTCTGTTGAAATATTTCCTTATAATGGCACCGTTGGTTATCAAGTCAACATCGGCGGACTATTTACACTAGGTCCTTCGTTTGGAGTTGACGGCAATTTAATTGTCAATTATGCAACAATTTTAAGAATTTTTCAAGACCGAACCCCAGACCGAATTGATATCGGTATAGTCACGCTAAAACCAGGTGCTGACGTCAAGCAAATGCAAGCAGCTTTAAGCGAAATTTTACCCAACGACGTCACAGTTTTTACTCGCCGCGAATACATAGCTTTTGAAAAAGATTATTGGTCAGTGAGAACCCCGATCGGTTTTGTTTTCGGCTTAATGGTGATCATGGGCTTTATTGTTGGTGTCGTTGTTGTTTACCAGATTTTGTACAGTAATATTTCTAATCATTTAATGGAATATGCAACCTTAAAAGCAATGGGGTTTAAAAACAAATATTTGCTTGATGTTGTATTTCAGCAAGCATTATTGTTAGCAGTTTTAGGGTATATTCCAGGACTTATTATTTCCTATGGATTATACGATGTTGCTAGCAACGCAACTCAGTTACCAGTAATCATGAGTTCTAGTAAGCTCATAGCCGTCTTAGTATCAGCTACGCTCATGTGTTTTACTTCAGGCTTCTTTTCAATAGGAAAACTCCGCTCTGCTGACCCCGCAGATATTTTTTAG